The nucleotide sequence AAATTGCAGTCTTTGGTAAGGCTTACCAGGATAAGGTTGCAAACATGAAGCAGTTCCTGGTCGGAGCCGGCGCTATCGGCTGTGAAATGCTAAAGAACTGGGCAATGATCGGGCTCGGCACTGGCCCGGAGGGCAAGATCGTTATCACCGATATGGACTCCATTGAGAAGAGCAACCTGAACCGCCAGTTCCTCTTCCGCGCCAAGGATGTCGGTCACATGAAGAGTGACTGTGCCGCCAAGGCTGTTCAGGCCATGAACCCGGAGCTGGAGGGCCACATTCTCTGCCTGAAGGACCGCGTTAGCGCAGACACGGAGCACATCTTCAACGAGGATTTCTGGAACAGCTTGGACGGAGTCACCAACGCATTGGACAACGTGGAGGCGAGGACGTACGTTGACCGCCGTTGTGTCTTCTTCCACAAGTCGCTACTGGAGAGCGGTACTTTGGGTACCAAGGGTAACACGCAGGTTGTCCTGCCAAACCTGACCGAGTCTTACTCGTCATCGCAAGATCCTCCCGAGCAGTCCTTCCCCATGTGCACACTCAGGAGCTTCCCCAACAAGATTGAGCACACAATCGCATGGGCTCGCGAGCTTTTCGACTCGAGCTTCATCCGTCCTGCTGAGACCGTCAACCTGTACCTGACCCAGCCTAACTACCTGGAGTCGACACTGAAACAGGGTAACGAGAAGCAGACCTTGGAGATGTTGCGGGACTCCCTGACCAAGGATAGGGCCATGTCATTTGAGGACTGCGTCATCTGGGCGCGTGGTCTGTTTGAGAAGAACTACAACAATGCCATCAAGCAGCTCCTTCACAACTTCCCCAAGGACTCGGTATCTTCCACTGGCACGCCATTCTGGTCTGGTCCCAAGCGTGCCCCCGACCCATTAGCATTTGACCCCTCGAACCCCACCCACTTTATGTTTGTGGTCGCGGCGGCCAACCTCCACGCCTTTAACTACAACATCAACGTGAAGGATAAGTCCAAGCAGGACTACCTCGATGTACTGTCCAATATGATCATCGAGGAGTTTGAGCCTGACCCAACGGTCAGGATTCAGGCTGATGAGAAGGAGCCCGTAAGTTTGAGCTCCCACAATCTTCTTGCTGTTTGAGAGGTGCCATGTTTGCTCACAAAAAAATAGGACCCCAACGCTGGTGCAGGCGCTTTCGATGACACGGCGGAAATCAACAACATCGTCAAGGAGCTCCCCTCGCCCAAGGACTTGGCAGGCTTCAAGTTGACTCCGGTGGAGTTTGAGAAGGATGATGATACCAACTACCACATTGATTTCATCACTGCAGCCAGCAATCTGCGCGCCGAGAACTACAAGATTGAGCAGGCAGACCGCCACAAGACCAAGTTCATTGCAGGCAAGATCATTCCGGCCATTGCAACCACAACGGCACTTGTGACGGGTCTGGTTGTTTTTGAGCTGTACAAGATTATCGACGGCAAGGACGACATCGAGCAGTACAAGAACGGCTTTATCAACCTGGCGCTGCCATTCTTTGGCTTCAGCGAGCCGATTGCAAGCCCCAAGGTTGAGTACAAGGGTCCCAACGGCGAAAAGGTGAAGTTGGACAAGATCTGGGACCGCTTCGAGATTGGTGACGTGACGCTGAAGGAGCTGATTGATGACTTTGAGAAGCGCGGTCTCAGCATCACCATGCTGAGCTCTGGCGTCAGTCTTCTTTATGCTTCATTCTTCCCGCCTGCCAAACTCAAGGAACGGTACAGCATGAAGCTTAGCCAGTTGGTGGAGCACATCTCAAAGAAGCCCATCCCAGAGCATCAGAAGGAGGTCATCTTTGAGGTTGTCACGGAGGATGCAGATGGCGAGGATGTCGAGGTTCCATATATCAAGGTCAAGATCCGATAGAGGATTGTAGCAAAGATATTGGCTTGTATACTCGATTTAGACTTGATCAGTTTTGACGGTCTTGGGGCGTTAGCACAGAATTTGTTTATTAGTTTTACGATAGCTTGTTATCTTTCAAGTGGGTCGgtttttggtcttttttgTGGTTTCTCTGTCTTTCCTGTctatctaggtacctacctctaGACAGGTATCTATGGTGAGCAAGCGTGACATGTATTAGGTGGAATAAGATGGAGCGGCAGAAGAAGAGGCGCAGAGTGTTGGTGGGGCAAAAGTCACTTTTGTCTACCTAGATTAGTTGCATGTTTCCATACTGTGACTGAATTGAGGCAGATTCCTCACCAAGATAGACCCTGCGAGGGGTCACAGTCAGCTACCACTGTGAAACATTTTGTAAGAGGGGCGAATAACAATAGGCAACTTAGCTAATGTGAGTTGTATGTAATGTTTGGTAATAATGCGTCCCTTTCGCTTACCAAATGCACTACTAGAACTACCTAGAACTAGCCTAGTCTAGAAACCCATTGGACTTTGATGGGTTAGGACATGTCGGGTGCTTATTCAGACCTTTGGTCATGATTGCCTAATCCAATGGGAGAGAATTGTGATCCAACTCCATGTAACGCCAATCCGTCTTCCCCACACAATGGAGCAAGCCCCAGAAGGCTTTTTTTCGCTCGCATGCGGGTCCCGTACGCCAAATGGCCGCGGCCGGCTTTGCATGTCGGAATGATGACGAAGCAGTTGGACTTGGTTAACCCTCCACTTATCTGCCAAGCAGAttctacctaccttggatGGTGAATGAAGCTAAgggctacctaggtatataTACAACCGGCTCCAAAGTATATAAAGAATCGTGACACTCTGCTCCTGCCTTGTGTCCCGATATCCTACCTTTATATTCAAACATTCATGAATCGCACGTTTCTGCATTGTCTGCCTAGGCACAAGTCCACCGGGATTTACTCTAATTTTGTGACGCTATCAGCGGCGACAAggacaacaaaaacaacactCAACACCCCAGCCAGACGGTTCCTTAGACTTGGGCCGAACCCCGCCTGTGTGGTCCAAAACAAATCACATCAGATCAGAATGGtgagttttttgtttttttttttgccgttctcggacttgtcatggcctctttttttttctgacaCGATTTTAAATCCCCCAACAGTCTTCACAATCAGCAGCCGGCAAGATCACCGACTGGGTCAAGCCCGGCGACACGTCGGGCGAGTTCAAGCGGCAGGTGTCGTCGTTCCGAAACTGGGTCAGCAGCGAGGCAGGCGCGCAGTTCCCGGCGGAAAAGGGCCGCTACCACCTGTACGTGTCGTACGCCTGCCCCTGGGCGACGCGGGTCCTGATCGCGCGCAAGCTCAAGGGCCTCGAGGACGTCATCTCCTTCTCGTCGGTGCACTGGCACCTGGGCGAGAACGGCTGGCGCTTCCccacggccgaggaggcggcCCACCCGGACGGCGAAAACGTCACGCCGGACCCTTGCCCCGGGCACGAGGCGTTTACGCACCTCAGGCAGGTGTACTTTGCGGCGGAGCCCGAGTACGAGGGCCGCTTCACGGTGCCGGTGCTGTGGGACAAGGTGCAAAAGACGATTGTGAGCAACGAGAGCAGTGAGATCCTGCG is from Pyricularia oryzae 70-15 chromosome 2, whole genome shotgun sequence and encodes:
- a CDS encoding ubiquitin-activating enzyme E1 1: MADPSQGQVDLVTRMQVDDSVVSAVATGEIDESLYSRQLYVLGHEAMKRMGASNVLISGLKGLGVEIAKNVALAGVKSLSLHDPAPVAIADLSSQFFLRPEDVGKPRDQITAPRVAELNQYTPVKVHESASLTDDLSQLDKYQVVVLTNAPLVSQKAVGDYCHSKGIYFIAADTFGLFGALFCDFGEKFTVIDSTGENPLNGMVNGIDEEGLVTTSDDARHGLEDGDYVTFTEVQGMEGLNGCQPRKITVKGPYTFSIGDVSGLGTYQRGGLYQQVKMPKIIDFKSFSESLADPEFVFSDYAKFDRPQQLHVGFQALHAFAQTHGRLPRPMNAEDAIVVANSAKEFAKASGIEVEFDDKLLTELSYQASGDLNPMAAFFGGITAQEVLKAVSGKFHPVKQWLYFDSLESLPTNIPRTEELCQPINSRYDGQIAVFGKAYQDKVANMKQFLVGAGAIGCEMLKNWAMIGLGTGPEGKIVITDMDSIEKSNLNRQFLFRAKDVGHMKSDCAAKAVQAMNPELEGHILCLKDRVSADTEHIFNEDFWNSLDGVTNALDNVEARTYVDRRCVFFHKSLLESGTLGTKGNTQVVLPNLTESYSSSQDPPEQSFPMCTLRSFPNKIEHTIAWARELFDSSFIRPAETVNLYLTQPNYLESTLKQGNEKQTLEMLRDSLTKDRAMSFEDCVIWARGLFEKNYNNAIKQLLHNFPKDSVSSTGTPFWSGPKRAPDPLAFDPSNPTHFMFVVAAANLHAFNYNINVKDKSKQDYLDVLSNMIIEEFEPDPTVRIQADEKEPDPNAGAGAFDDTAEINNIVKELPSPKDLAGFKLTPVEFEKDDDTNYHIDFITAASNLRAENYKIEQADRHKTKFIAGKIIPAIATTTALVTGLVVFELYKIIDGKDDIEQYKNGFINLALPFFGFSEPIASPKVEYKGPNGEKVKLDKIWDRFEIGDVTLKELIDDFEKRGLSITMLSSGVSLLYASFFPPAKLKERYSMKLSQLVEHISKKPIPEHQKEVIFEVVTEDADGEDVEVPYIKVKIR
- a CDS encoding glutathione S-transferase Gst3; this encodes MNRTFLHCLPRHKSTGIYSNFVTLSAATRTTKTTLNTPARRFLRLGPNPACVVQNKSHQIRMSSQSAAGKITDWVKPGDTSGEFKRQVSSFRNWVSSEAGAQFPAEKGRYHLYVSYACPWATRVLIARKLKGLEDVISFSSVHWHLGENGWRFPTAEEAAHPDGENVTPDPCPGHEAFTHLRQVYFAAEPEYEGRFTVPVLWDKVQKTIVSNESSEILRMFGSAFDGIVEDKFKGVNLYPESLRVQIEEAHGWQYDLINNGVYKSGFATTQEAYERNVTALFEALDRAEEHLAGAEGPYWFGKDITEVDIRLFVTLIRFDPVYVQHFKCNIRDIRSGYPHLHKWMRNLYWNVPAFKDTCNFLHIKNHYTKSHKQINPFSITPVGPLPDILPLDDEVPAVKAAKSA